One part of the Haloprofundus halobius genome encodes these proteins:
- a CDS encoding FAD-dependent oxidoreductase, whose product MLITASVFQILVSRALYRQTSSCKLAPCESFLTNKGPHVSHRRTFASRRTVTSRSPAGNEPIVPVFGGTPASITAAVRAVQDGAETTLVSRRDYLGGMLTNNVYVFETLYHSVSRSPLLGEYLAGVRDHYRERYGADSAQDAGYDDGYLHESHVANAVLTAMADRWASPRSARSSATAPTVTTPSRGTAAVIILRLLCRAGV is encoded by the coding sequence ATGCTGATTACAGCGTCTGTATTCCAAATATTGGTTTCTCGAGCCCTGTATAGGCAGACATCGAGTTGCAAGTTGGCACCGTGTGAATCGTTCCTGACGAACAAAGGCCCTCACGTGTCCCACCGGAGAACCTTTGCCTCCCGACGCACAGTAACGAGCAGAAGTCCAGCCGGTAACGAACCGATAGTACCGGTGTTCGGCGGGACGCCGGCCAGTATTACGGCAGCGGTGAGAGCCGTTCAGGACGGCGCCGAGACGACGCTCGTCAGCCGACGAGACTATCTCGGCGGGATGCTCACGAATAACGTCTACGTCTTCGAGACACTCTATCACTCCGTCTCGCGGTCGCCGCTGCTGGGCGAGTACCTCGCCGGCGTTCGAGACCACTACCGCGAGCGGTACGGGGCGGATTCCGCGCAGGACGCTGGCTATGACGACGGCTACCTCCACGAATCACACGTTGCCAATGCGGTATTGACGGCGATGGCGGACAGATGGGCGTCACCGCGGTCGGCGAGGAGTTCGGCGACTGCGCCGACGGTGACGACACCGTCTCGGGGAACAGCGGCAGTTATCATCTTACGCCTGCTGTGCCGGGCGGGCGTCTGA